The genomic window ACAAAATGTTCATGCGCACCCATAACCTAACTCTATTCAATTCATACCCCTTTACATTATCCTCCACACGTGTGAGACATAGTTTAATTTTTCTCAACCAACAACATGATTATACATAAATTTGTATTGAAATTAATCACCATTAATAAACTTGTCTAGGTAGAAGAACAActcttgtttaatttgttatGAAGAAGTAATAAAGATTCAATGATAGATAAGGGAAATGAGTGAGAAACGAAGGATGTTCAGAGTTCAAACCCTAATACTATGACCATTAACTTACTAATATTTCGCCTATAAAAAAATGGATCTAGTGCTCTAAAATAGATCTTAgaacaaaaatggaaaatagatgtgtgaaattttttcatatttcaCTAAGGAAGAAATGTTCGAAATTCTTCATGgtgaaaaaaacaataattagaaggaaatgaaaattttaactaaattttaaggatttttttttttaattgaagcTGTATAAAGCTTACACGTTTAATAAAACTTTACCTTAAATTTTGACACCTGATATCAACTGATTTAAAGATTCCCGACTCATATAATACGAAAAGAATCAAGGAAAAAAAGTTCAAACATAAGTAACTAAAGGGAAGAAATCTCTCAtctttcatatatatattatactccTCAAAGCTGCTCAAAGTAGCTTAGTTGAATcaattcataagttattttgcTGACTGACACTAATACTATATGTATGAATAATTAACATGTTATTACCAAGcttaatttataataaatagGATTTTCATCTATTATTATATAACCAAAATTGGTTATATAATTTAGAGATGAAGATCCAAACTAACATGGTCGCTACGTTTAGAGTCATAAACATAGCGATTATGGgaagcagaagaagaagaagatactCCATGAGCACCGTGCGACGAATTCGCTCTTTCCTTGGAAGCAAGCATAGGTAGAGGGCGTTCATGGTTGAAACTAGGGTTACTCTGAACGGCGCTATTCGGAATACGCCAAAAAGCTAAAGGACTACCATTAATAGGTTGTTGATGAGAGTAAGAAGTTGGATGGCTATAAAATCTTGCACCAGCTGAATTAGATGAGTTTGTGTTCCATGTTGGATAAGAAGgggatgatgataatgatgatggtgatgatgatgtgAATCTATAAAGaggatgttgttgttgttgttgttgatgatgatgatgatgataaagaTGTGGATCAGAGAAAGTAGTAGCATGTACCATAGTTGATTGAAGGTGTTGTCGTTTAGCATGTTGACGTTCTCTTTTGTGTGCGTTTTGATGACCACCTAAAGCTTGTGAAGTTGGGAAGTTTCTACAACAATAATGACATTCAAATCTTCTATTGTTTTCATTGTTGTTGtctttgttattgttttcaaCTTCAAATgtgttaatgttgttgttggtaGTTGTTTCCGGCGACTCGGAGTCATCGTTGTTATCTTCCGTGGTGGCGCCGAATTCGATGCCGAAGAGACGGATGCCTTTTTCTTTGATGGTGGGTGGAGGGCGGATGAAGGGAAGTTGGGAGAATGACTCAACATTCATTAAGTCATGTGTTTCtctttcaatgttttttttgtcCATGAAGCTAATTAGAGAGAATAATTTTGAGTGTGAATTGAagtgtttttatgtttttgtgtgtgtgtgtgtgttttgaaGTTGTAGAAAGTAGAGAAAAATAAGTGAGTGTGAGTTGTGAAGTGAattgaattgaagaagaagagaagttGAATGGAGAAGGGTATGGTGGGACCTATAAAGAGAGGGTGTGGGGACTATTAACATTACATTGCATCTATGGATGGACAATTGGGTCTGATCCATCTCAGAGTGAATTGCCTGACAATAGCCACAAGACTACCTTTCTTTGCCTTCTCTCAAAGTACCACCTCCCTTTCACTTATTTTTGGATCCATTCACATCCACTTCTACTTCAACATCTAAATACACACCcacttttattaaattttattttctacttttaatTCATGCTTACTTTTCTATATataattatctttttaattTGTAGTAAGTGGTCCAAAGATAAACTTAGACATTTTGATGTCATTATGTAGAGTACCGACATTGGACAATGTTGTTAGTAGAAGTCTTGTGAAACCACTTGCAATTAGCTAGCTAGCTCAAGAATGATAGTCACATAAGATTAAATGGATAATTAATTTACTTTGATTGGTTCTAGTATAATAGAAAGTGGGATATTGTTGACGTGCATGCCCTAAAAACCAATGTATTTAATTTGTTGGTGGATTGAGGTTTTTTAGTGTAGGAATTGGATCCAGCTTTCAGCCGTCCGACTTAAATTGATGGTTGAGATTGTTTTACCGTGTAATTTCATTCTGCGATTTAGATCGtctgatattaaattaatagtTGAGATTCATTATTGTGCTGAACTGTGTGAATGTTCAACGTTTTGTGCAACTTTTGTAGTAGATGTATAGTGTGGATGCGTGTTTGTGGGTTTGGTCggcatatatctattcattaAGATCTGAGCAGTTTGATCTTGATCA from Trifolium pratense cultivar HEN17-A07 linkage group LG1, ARS_RC_1.1, whole genome shotgun sequence includes these protein-coding regions:
- the LOC123906336 gene encoding zinc finger protein 8, which translates into the protein MDKKNIERETHDLMNVESFSQLPFIRPPPTIKEKGIRLFGIEFGATTEDNNDDSESPETTTNNNINTFEVENNNKDNNNENNRRFECHYCCRNFPTSQALGGHQNAHKRERQHAKRQHLQSTMVHATTFSDPHLYHHHHHQQQQQQHPLYRFTSSSPSSLSSSPSYPTWNTNSSNSAGARFYSHPTSYSHQQPINGSPLAFWRIPNSAVQSNPSFNHERPLPMLASKERANSSHGAHGVSSSSSASHNRYVYDSKRSDHVSLDLHL